The genome window GCAGGGCCACCGCCAGACCCGCGGCAGGCAACCGGTCCCGCCTGATGAAGAGCAGAGCGACCGCGAAGACCCCGGCCCAGAGCGTATGGGTGATCAGAGGACCCCCCGTCAGGGGGCGGTAGACGCTGACGAGCAGCGCCACCCACAGCACGACGGCCAGAGCGGTGGCGCCCGCGATCGCGGCCCGCTGCGGCTGCGATGAGCCGAGCAGGTCCCTGGGCGCGGCGAGGACGACGGCGCCGGTGAGCAGCGGCACGGTCAGGTTCAGCGCGGCCTCCGCGTAAGTGTGGTGGAAGAGGTGGGCGAGCAGGAGCAGGGGAAGGTCGGCCAGTCGCAGCAGCGTCGCCGGCACGACCAGTGCCCGGGCCACACTCCACCGCCCGGTCCAGACAGCCGCGAGCGCCGCCAGCCAGAACAGCGGCATGACTCCTTGGTTGGCGAGGAGGAGCACACCCGGGAGCGAGGACGAGGGCAGGCCCCCGATGCCGGGAGTGAAGAGCCACAGCAGGTTCGCCACGCTGCCACCCGTGGTGACGGCGACAGTCAGCGGGGCCGCCTGTGCCAGGACGTGCCCGGCCGTCCGGTCGGAGCCCAGGCCGGTGCGCTGCCGCAGACCGTGACCGGCGACGTCGAGCGCCTCGCGCAGCCGGCCGAGTGAGCCTGCGTTCTTCGTGGCTTCGGCGTAGATCGCGGTCAGCTCGGCCTCGTGCTCGGCGCGGTAGGCGGCCGGATGGAAGCGCAGTGCCCAGCTCAGAGCGCGCGACGGGTGCCGGTCCGTCATGCCAGGGCTCCCTTCGGGCGGGTGGCGGGAACGCGGCGGGCGGCCATCCGGCGCTCTGCCTCGGCGACGACGGCGCGTAGTCGCTCCGTCTCTGCGGCCAGCACGCAGCGGCCGGGCTCCGCGAGGGCGTAGACCTTGCGGGCCCGGCCGTCGACGACCTCCTCGCGCTCGACCCGGATCAGGCCCTGCTGGAGCAGCCGGTCCAGCGCGCCGTAGAGGGTGCCGGTGCGCATCCGCACGCGGCCCTGGGAGATCGCGTCGACCTCCTGGATCAGTCCGTAACCGTGCCTGGGCTCGTCGGCCAGGGCGGTGAGCAGGAGCAGCGTGGGCTCTTGAAGCGGTCGGTCACTCATGCCGCCTATATATATCGGTGACCGGCATATGTTGTCGAGTGGCACATCGGGCTTTGCAGCTCGAAAGCCCGAGCTGCTGTCTTGGGGCGTTGTGGGGGGATCGACTGGGGCATCAGCGGCGGCGAGACCGTCTCCGCTCACCGGCCGCCGGGATGGACTTGGCCGGGGTCCGTGACATTTGCTCACGAAGAGGCGCGCAGATCGCACGCCCGCGAACGGGCAGGTCGCACGCCCGCGAACGCGCAGATCGCACGCCCGCGAGGCCTTGGCCCGTCGCGGAGTGTCATCAGCCGGTGGTGAGGTGGGTGGTGAAGAAGTCGGTGAGCTTGTCGACGGCGCGGTCGACGTACTGCTTCTTGTCGTAGAGGTCGACGTGGCTGGCGCCCTTGATCCAGTGGATCTCCTTGGGGCCGGTGGCGCGCTGGTGGGCCTCGACGGCCATCCAGGCGGTGACGGCGCGTTCGCCGATGATCTGCAGCATGGGACGGGGGCCGATCAGCGGGACGGCGAAGAAGGCGTCGTGGAAGGCCATCCTGTCGATGCTCTCCCAGGCGAGGGTCTTCGCGGAGCGCTCGTGCCGGCCGCGCGGGGTGCAGTAGTACTCGAAGCCTTCGGCACCGTGCCGGCCGCCGAGCGCGCGGGCCTGCTCCACGGTGTCCGGGAACATGGTCATCGTGCCGGGGTCCTCGCCGCGTGCGGCGGCGCTGCGGGCCGCTGCGGCGGCGTCCAGCAGGGCCTGGAAGACGGCCGGATCCTGGGTGCCGTCGGCGCCGAGGCGGAACTGGCGGGCGGGCTCGGCGGTGGACACGGTGGCCACGGCCTTGACGCGGTGGTCACCGCCGGTGGCGGCCAGCGAGTAGCTGCCGGAGGCGCAGATGCCCAGCAGGCCGATCCGGTCGGCGTCGACCTCGTCGAGGGTGGTGAGGTAGGAGACGGCGGCCTTGAAGTCCTCCACCCGCTGGGCGGGGTCCTCCAGGCCCCGCGGCAGACCGCCGGACTCGCCCTGGTGGGCGGCGTCGAAGGCGAGGGCGACGAAACCGCGCTCGGCCATCCGTTGCGCGTACGTGCCGGAGGTCTGTTCCTTCACGCTGGTGCCGGGATGACCGACCACGAGTGCCGGCCGCGGACCCGGCGCCGGCGTGTCGGGGGTGTAGAGGTGTCCGGCGATCGGGATGCCGGCACTGTCGAAGCCGACGGTGGTCCTGGCCATGAGGCAATCTCCTTGAGACGGTGATGACGTGTCGTGGGGCGCCCGCGCGGCGGACCCGGGGCCCGCACCCTGCCGGGCACACATCCACCTTCCGCCGGCCTCCACATGAGCGGGAGAGCCAGGTTTCTGCCTGGGAAGGAACTTGCCCCCTCACACATGTGCCGTGGTCGTCGCGGAGCACGGACACTTGAGAGCATGACTTCAGACTCCGACTCCCGGGCGCTGGGAGCCTTCCTCAAGGCCCGCCGGGCCCAGCTCACACCGCGGGAGTGCGGCCTCACCGAGAAGGACTCCGCCCGCAAGGTCGCCGGACTGCGCCGCGAGGAGGTCGCCCAGCTCGCCGCCATCAGCGTGGACTACTACACACGACTGGAACAGGGCCGCGTCCGGGCATCCGTACCCGTGCTCACCACCCT of Streptomyces cynarae contains these proteins:
- a CDS encoding PadR family transcriptional regulator, whose amino-acid sequence is MSDRPLQEPTLLLLTALADEPRHGYGLIQEVDAISQGRVRMRTGTLYGALDRLLQQGLIRVEREEVVDGRARKVYALAEPGRCVLAAETERLRAVVAEAERRMAARRVPATRPKGALA
- a CDS encoding alpha/beta hydrolase; this translates as MARTTVGFDSAGIPIAGHLYTPDTPAPGPRPALVVGHPGTSVKEQTSGTYAQRMAERGFVALAFDAAHQGESGGLPRGLEDPAQRVEDFKAAVSYLTTLDEVDADRIGLLGICASGSYSLAATGGDHRVKAVATVSTAEPARQFRLGADGTQDPAVFQALLDAAAAARSAAARGEDPGTMTMFPDTVEQARALGGRHGAEGFEYYCTPRGRHERSAKTLAWESIDRMAFHDAFFAVPLIGPRPMLQIIGERAVTAWMAVEAHQRATGPKEIHWIKGASHVDLYDKKQYVDRAVDKLTDFFTTHLTTG